DNA from Xanthomonas hyacinthi:
GGTGCTGCGCGGCATGATGAAGGCGCGCAAGGGTCGCATCGTCAACATCGCCTCGGTGGTCGGGGTGACCGGCAATCCGGGCCAGGCCAACTACGCCGCGGCCAAGGCCGGGATCATCGCCTTCTCCAAGTCGATGGCCAGGGAAATCGGCTCGCGCGGCATCACCGTCAACGTGGTCGCGCCGGGCTTCATCGACACCGACATGACCAAGGCCCTGCCCGAGGCGCAGCGCAGCGCGCTGCTGGAGCAGATCGCGCTCGGCCAGCTCGGGCAGCCGGCCGACATCGCCAACGCGGTGGCGTTCCTGGTCGGCCCCGGCGCCGGCTACATCACCGGAGAGACCCTGCATGTGAACGGCGGGATGTACATGGCGTAAGCCTGCGGCGCAAGGACTGCGCCTAAGTGGCTGATCGGCAGGCGTTTGTGCAGCGATGCAAGCGCCGGGCGGTTTCCACTACACTATCCAACGCGGCCATCGCAGCCCGATGGCGTTTCGAACCACCACTACTCCATCTGGAGCGATATCCCAATGAGCACCATCGAAGAACGCGTCAAGAAAATCGTCGTCGAACAACTCGGCGTCAAGGAAGAAGAAGTCACCAACAGCGCATCGTTCGTCGATGACCTCGGTGCCGACTCGCTGGACACCGTCGAGCTGGTGATGGCGCTGGAAGAAGAGTTCGAGTGCGAGATTCCGGACGAAGAAGCCGAGAAGATCACCTCGGTGCAGCAGGCCATCGACTACGTCAAGGCGCACGTCAAGAGCTGATGCTCCGTTCTCGATCGCGATCGGCGCCTGCGTGGCCCCGGTCCGCGTGACAATCCCATGGGGCCGCGCATGCGGCCCTGTGTTTTTACAGCGTCAAAGCCGCGCGCATCGCGGTGAGGAGATTTCGCAATGAGCCGTCGCGTCGTCGTAACCGGCATGGGCCTGGTATCGCCGTTGGGCAATGACCTGGCCAGCAGTTGGGAAGGAATCGTCAACGGGCGTTCCGGCATCGGCCCGATCACCCAGATCGATGCGTCGCAGTTCACCACCAGGATCGCCGGCGAGATCAAGGATTTCGATCCGACCAAGTACGTGTCCGCCAAGGACGCCAGGAAGATGGATTCGTTCATCCACTACGGCGTCGGCGCCTCGTTCATGGCGCTGGACGATTCGGGCCTGGTCATCGACGAGCGCAATGCCGACCGCATCGGCGCGATCCTCGGCTCGGGCATCGGCGGCCTGCTTGGCATCGAGGAGCAGACCATCAAATTCCACGAGGGCGGCGCGCGCAAGATCTCGCCGTTCTACGTTCCCAGCACCATCATCAACATGCTGCCGGGGCAGGTGAGCCTGATCAAGGGCCTGAAGGGCCCGACCTTCTCGGCGGTCTCGGCCTGCGCCACCTCCAACCATTCGATCGGCACCGCGCTGCGCATGATCCAGCACGGCGATGCCGACGTGATGCTGGCCGGCGGCGCCGAGCGCGGCTCCTCGCCGACCTCGGTCGGCGGCTTCTGCGCGATGAAGGCGATGTCCACCCGCAACGACGACCCGGCCGCCGCCTCGCGGCCGTGGGACAAGGGCCGCGATGGCTTCGTGCTCGGCGACGGCGCCGGCGTGCTGGTGCTGGAGGAATACGCACACGCCAAGGCGCGCGGCGCGCGGATCTATGCCGAGCTGGTCGGCTTCGGCGCCAGCTCCGACGCGTTCCACATGACCGCCCCGAGCGAGGACGGCGAAGGCGCCGCGCGCAGCATGCTGGCCGCGATCAAGGACGCCAGGCTCAATCCCGAGCAGATCGACTACCTCAACGCGCACGGCACCTCCACGCCGCTGGGCGACCTGGCCGAGACCCTGGCGATGAAGCGCGCGCTCGGCGACCATGCCTACAAGACCATGGTCAGCTCGACCAAGTCGATGACCGGGCACCTGCTCGGCGCGGCCGGCGGCGCCGAGGCGATCTTCTCTGTGATGGCGCTGCACACCGGCATCATCCCGCCGACGATCAACCTGGAACAGCCGGGCGAAGGCTGCGACCTGGACTACGTGCCGAACGTGGCGCGCGAGAAAAAGATCGAGGTGGCGATGTCGAACGGGTTCGGCTTCGGCGGAACCAACGGGACCTTGGTGTTCAGGCGGCTTTGAGGTTGCGGGACCGGGGACCGGGGACCCGGTCGGGACTCGGGACTCGGGACTCGGGACTCGGGACTCGTAGAGCCTAGCCGCTTGTTTGAATTGCGATCTGTTGTTTCTCGGTTTGCTTTTTTCTGATGCGGGAAAGGTGCCCGCACGGCGGAGCTGACGCTTCCGCCGTTGCGCCGCCGTTCGCATGCGGCGTCGCATCACCTCCCATCCTCCCGCCGGATTCCTGATGCTGCGTACCGTTCCCCTGCCAGCCGACACCGATCTGCTGGCGCTGCACCGCCTGGCGCCGCAACGCTATCCGCTGCTGCTGGAATCGGCCGCGTCGGGCACCGCGCAGGGCCGCTGGGACCTGCTGCTGATCGCCGGCGGCGAGGGCCTGCGCCTGGAGCGCGACGGCGTGACCCGCGACCTGCACGGCGCTGCGCTCGCGGGCGATTTCCTGGCCGCGCTGGACGCGCAATGGCAAGCCGAACGCTGCGCGCGCGATGAGCCGCGCTGGCCGTTCCGCGGCGGCTGGGCGCTGCTGCTGGACTACGAGCTGGCGGCGCAGGTCGAGCCGGTGCTGCAGTTGCCACAGGCGCAGGCGCCGGCGCCGGTCGCGCTGGCGCTGCGCTGCCCGGCCGCGCTGCTGCGCGACCACGCCAGCGGCGAGTGCGTGGCGCTGGCGGAAACCGCGCATGCCGCGCTGCTGGACACGCTGCTCGCCGACCTGCAGGCAGTGCCCGCTGCCGCCGCGCTGCCGGCCTGGACCGCGCCGCTGGCGATCGCCGAAGACCCGCCGCAGCGCTTCGTCGACGGCGTGCGCCGCATCCTCGACTACCTGCGCGCCGGCGACGCGTTCCAGGTCAACCTGTCGCGGCGCTGGTCGGCGCGTTTCGCCGCCGCGCTGGATCCGGCTGCGCTGTACGCGCAGCTGCGCCGCGCCAATCCGGCGCCGTTCGCCGGCCTGTTCGCCAGCCATGGCCGCGCCGTGGTCAGTTCCTCGCCGGAACGGCTGGTGTCGGTGCGCGGCGACGTGGTCGAGACCCGGCCGATCGCCGGCACCCGCCCGCGTACGCCCGGCGACGACGAGGCCGCGCGCATCCGCGAACTGGTCGGGCACCCGAAGGAGCGCGCCGAGCACGTGATGCTGATCGACCTGGAGCGCAACGACCTGGGCCGGGTCTGCGCGCCGGGCAGCGTCGAGGTCGACGAACTGATGACGGTGGAGAGCTACGCCCACGTGCACCACATCGTCAGCAACGTGCGCGGGCGGTTGCGCGCCGGGGTCAGCCCCGGCGAAGTGATCCGCGCCACCTTCCCCGGCGGCACCATCACCGGCTGCCCCAAGGTGCGCTGCATGCAGATCATCGCCGAGCTGGAGCAGACCCCGCGCGGCGCCTACACCGGCGCGTTCGGCTGGCTCAACCGCGACGGCGACATGGACCTGAACATCCTGATCCGCACCGCCGAAGTGGACGGCGCGCAGGCGCATTTCCGCACCGGCGCCGGCATCGTGGTCGACTCGCAGCCCGAGCGCGAACTCGACGAGACCCGGGCCAAGGCGCGCGGCCTGTTGCGCGCGCTGGAACCGTGAGCGGCACCGTCGCGATACCGGCCGCTGCCGGGTGCGCGGTATCCTGCACCCCGCTGAATTCGCTTCGAGGTGGCCGTGGCTTGGGCTAAACGCGGGTGTCTGACCCTGCTGGCGACATTGCTGGTGTTTGCGCTGCTGGTCGCCGCGGCCGGCGCGTGGTGGTGGCAGGGCTATCGCGCCTTCGCCGACCAGCCGCTGCAGGCGGCGCAGTCCAGCGTGGAGGTGGCGCACGGCGATTCGTTCAACGGCGTGCTGCGCAAGCTGCGCGCGGCCGGGGTCGAACAAGGCAGCAGTCTGCAGTGGCAACTGCTGGCGCGCCAGCTCGACGCCGCCGGCAAGCTCAAGGTCGGCGAATACGCGCTGCAGCCGGCGCTGAGCCCGCGCGAGCTGCTGCTGCGCATGCGCAAGGGCCAGGTGATCCACTACCGCTTCACCATCGTCGAGGGCTGGAACATCCGCCAGCTGCGCTCGGCGCTGAATGCGGCTACGCCGCTGCGCCACGTCGCCACCGAACTCGGCGACAGCGAACTGATGGCCAGGCTCGGCCAGCCCGGGCAGCACCCGGAAGGCCGCTTCCTGCCGGAAACCTATCTGTACCAGCGCGGCGACAGCGACCTGGACGTGCTGCAGCGCGCCCGCGCGGCGCTGGACAAGGCGCTGGCCGAGGCCTGGGGCGCGCGCGCCGCCAAGCTGCCGCTGCAATCGCCGGAGCAGGCCTTGACCCTGGCCTCGATCGTGGAGAAGGAAACCGGCCTGGCCGCCGAGCGCCCGCAGATCGCCGGCGTGTTCGTGCGCCGCCTGCAGCAGGGCATGAAGCTGCAGACCGATCCGGCCGTGATCTACGGCATCGGCAGCGCCTACGACGGCAACATCCGCAAGCGCGACCTGGAAACCGATACGCCGTACAACACCTACACCCGCAGCGGCCTGCCGCCGACCCCGATCGCCATGCCCGGCCGCGACGCGCTGCGCGCGGCGACCGATCCGGCGCCCGGCGACAGCCTGTATTTCGTCGCGGTCGGCGACGGCAGCGGCGCGCACGCGTTTTCCGCCAGCTATGCCGAGCACGCTGCGGCGGTGGCGCGCTACCTGCAGCGCCTGCGCCAGGCGCGCAGCGGCACGGCGGTGACGCCATGAGCGAGGCCGTGCTGCGCCACCACCGCTTCGTCAGCCTGGAAGGCGGCGAGGGCGCCGGCAAGACCACCGCGATCAACGCGCTCCGCGATGCGCTGCAAGCGCAGGGCCACGAGGTGCTGCTGACCCGCGAACCCGGCGGCACGCCGCTGGCCGAACGCATCCGCGAGCTGCTGCTCAACAACGCGCCGGCGCTGCAGCCGGCCGAGCCGCTGGCCGCCGAGACCGAACTGCTGCTGGTGTTCGCCGCGCGCGCCCAGCACGTGCGCGAGGTGATCCGCCCGGCGCTGCAGCGCGGCGCCTACGTGGTCAGCGACCGCTTCACCGACTCCAGCTACGCCTACCAGGGCGAGGGCCGCGGCCTGGACCGCGCCTGGATCGCCGACCTGGAGCGGCGCGCGGTCGGCCTGCAGCCGGGCCTGACCCTGCTGCTGGACCTGGACGTGCGCATCGGCCGCGCCCGCACCAGTGGCCGCGACCTGTGGCCGGACCGGATCGAGAGCGAACAGGACGATTTCTTCCAGCGCGTGCGTGCCGGCTTCCGCCAGCGCGCCGCGCAGGACCCGCAGCGCTTCCGCACCATCGACGCCAGCCAGCCGCCGCAGGCGGTGGCGCGCGACGTGGCCGCGGCGCTGGCGGCGTGGCTGCAGCAGGAGCAAGCGCCATGAGCCCTGCTTCGACCGACACGCTGCCTTTCGCGCCCTGGCAGCAGCGCGCCTACGCGCAGACCGTGGCCGCGCTCGACGCCGGCCGGCTCGGCCATGGCCTGCTGATCTGCGGCCCGGACGGCCTGGGCAAGCGCGCGGTGGCGCTGAAGCTGGCCGCGCACGTGCTTGGCCAGGGCGAACCGGCCGCGAACCTGCGCAGCGCGCAGCTGATCGCCGCCGGCACCCATCCCGACCTGCAGCTGATCTCGTTCATTCCCAACCGCACCGGCGACAAGCTGCGCACCGAGATCGTCATCGAACAGGTGCGCGAGATCTCGCAGAAGCTGTCGCTGACCCCGCAGTACGGCATCGCCCAGGTGGTGGTGGTGGACCCGGCCGACGCGATCAACCGCGCCGCCTGCAACGCCCTGCTCAAGACCCTGGAGGAGCCGCAGCCCGGCCGCTACCTGTGGCTGATCAGCGCGCAGCCGGCGCGGCTGCCGGCGACGATCCGCAGCCGCTGCCAGCGCCTGGAGTTCAAGCTGCCGCCGGCCGACGAGGCGATCACCTGGCTGCTGGCGCAGGATTTCCCGGAAAAGACCGCGCGCGAAGCGCTGGCCGCCGCGCGCGGCCATCCCGGCCTGGCCGCGCAGTGGCTGCGCGAGGACGGCCTGAAGCTGCGCCGGCAGGTGGCCGCCGACCTGGAGCAGGTCGCCGCAGGCAAGCTGGGTACGCTCGAAGCGGCGCAGCGATGGAGCGCCGATGGCTTCGCCGAGCAGCGCCTGGCCCATGCCGCCGACCTGGCGCTGGCGCAGGCTTCGCAGGCCGGCTTGACCGACCCGGCGCGATTGCACAAGCTGGCCACCTGGTTCGACGCAGCCAATCGCACCCGCGACCTGCTGCGCACCACCGTCCGTGGCGACCTGGCCATCGCGGAACTGTTGTTGGCCTGGCGCGAT
Protein-coding regions in this window:
- the fabG gene encoding 3-oxoacyl-ACP reductase FabG, with translation MSKPLQGDVALVTGASRGIGAAIADTLAAQGATVIGTATSASGAQAIGERLAANGGHGRALDVTDAAAVDALIEAIGKEFGAVSILVNNAGITRDNLLMRMKEEDWQAIIDTNLTSVFRTSKAVLRGMMKARKGRIVNIASVVGVTGNPGQANYAAAKAGIIAFSKSMAREIGSRGITVNVVAPGFIDTDMTKALPEAQRSALLEQIALGQLGQPADIANAVAFLVGPGAGYITGETLHVNGGMYMA
- the acpP gene encoding acyl carrier protein — encoded protein: MSTIEERVKKIVVEQLGVKEEEVTNSASFVDDLGADSLDTVELVMALEEEFECEIPDEEAEKITSVQQAIDYVKAHVKS
- the fabF gene encoding beta-ketoacyl-ACP synthase II yields the protein MSRRVVVTGMGLVSPLGNDLASSWEGIVNGRSGIGPITQIDASQFTTRIAGEIKDFDPTKYVSAKDARKMDSFIHYGVGASFMALDDSGLVIDERNADRIGAILGSGIGGLLGIEEQTIKFHEGGARKISPFYVPSTIINMLPGQVSLIKGLKGPTFSAVSACATSNHSIGTALRMIQHGDADVMLAGGAERGSSPTSVGGFCAMKAMSTRNDDPAAASRPWDKGRDGFVLGDGAGVLVLEEYAHAKARGARIYAELVGFGASSDAFHMTAPSEDGEGAARSMLAAIKDARLNPEQIDYLNAHGTSTPLGDLAETLAMKRALGDHAYKTMVSSTKSMTGHLLGAAGGAEAIFSVMALHTGIIPPTINLEQPGEGCDLDYVPNVAREKKIEVAMSNGFGFGGTNGTLVFRRL
- a CDS encoding aminodeoxychorismate synthase component I, whose translation is MLRTVPLPADTDLLALHRLAPQRYPLLLESAASGTAQGRWDLLLIAGGEGLRLERDGVTRDLHGAALAGDFLAALDAQWQAERCARDEPRWPFRGGWALLLDYELAAQVEPVLQLPQAQAPAPVALALRCPAALLRDHASGECVALAETAHAALLDTLLADLQAVPAAAALPAWTAPLAIAEDPPQRFVDGVRRILDYLRAGDAFQVNLSRRWSARFAAALDPAALYAQLRRANPAPFAGLFASHGRAVVSSSPERLVSVRGDVVETRPIAGTRPRTPGDDEAARIRELVGHPKERAEHVMLIDLERNDLGRVCAPGSVEVDELMTVESYAHVHHIVSNVRGRLRAGVSPGEVIRATFPGGTITGCPKVRCMQIIAELEQTPRGAYTGAFGWLNRDGDMDLNILIRTAEVDGAQAHFRTGAGIVVDSQPERELDETRAKARGLLRALEP
- the mltG gene encoding endolytic transglycosylase MltG, with the translated sequence MAWAKRGCLTLLATLLVFALLVAAAGAWWWQGYRAFADQPLQAAQSSVEVAHGDSFNGVLRKLRAAGVEQGSSLQWQLLARQLDAAGKLKVGEYALQPALSPRELLLRMRKGQVIHYRFTIVEGWNIRQLRSALNAATPLRHVATELGDSELMARLGQPGQHPEGRFLPETYLYQRGDSDLDVLQRARAALDKALAEAWGARAAKLPLQSPEQALTLASIVEKETGLAAERPQIAGVFVRRLQQGMKLQTDPAVIYGIGSAYDGNIRKRDLETDTPYNTYTRSGLPPTPIAMPGRDALRAATDPAPGDSLYFVAVGDGSGAHAFSASYAEHAAAVARYLQRLRQARSGTAVTP
- the tmk gene encoding dTMP kinase — translated: MSEAVLRHHRFVSLEGGEGAGKTTAINALRDALQAQGHEVLLTREPGGTPLAERIRELLLNNAPALQPAEPLAAETELLLVFAARAQHVREVIRPALQRGAYVVSDRFTDSSYAYQGEGRGLDRAWIADLERRAVGLQPGLTLLLDLDVRIGRARTSGRDLWPDRIESEQDDFFQRVRAGFRQRAAQDPQRFRTIDASQPPQAVARDVAAALAAWLQQEQAP
- a CDS encoding DNA polymerase III subunit delta'; translation: MSPASTDTLPFAPWQQRAYAQTVAALDAGRLGHGLLICGPDGLGKRAVALKLAAHVLGQGEPAANLRSAQLIAAGTHPDLQLISFIPNRTGDKLRTEIVIEQVREISQKLSLTPQYGIAQVVVVDPADAINRAACNALLKTLEEPQPGRYLWLISAQPARLPATIRSRCQRLEFKLPPADEAITWLLAQDFPEKTAREALAAARGHPGLAAQWLREDGLKLRRQVAADLEQVAAGKLGTLEAAQRWSADGFAEQRLAHAADLALAQASQAGLTDPARLHKLATWFDAANRTRDLLRTTVRGDLAIAELLLAWRDGDRPVRRGGQR